A region from the Sphaerodactylus townsendi isolate TG3544 linkage group LG01, MPM_Stown_v2.3, whole genome shotgun sequence genome encodes:
- the LOC125439197 gene encoding cortexin-3-like, whose translation MAEGPSGSLPPLASAILPTPVLSLEQRAALVFVFLLFVVLGLLIVRCFRILLDPYRSTPTSTWTDYMEKDTFGYRLA comes from the coding sequence ATGGCGGAAGGTCCGAGCGGCTCCCTGCCACCCTTGGCCAGTGCTATCCTGCCCACGCCAGTGCTGAGCTTGGAGCAAAGAGCCGCCTTGGTCTTCGTGTTCCTCCTCTTCGTCGTCCTGGGCTTGCTGATCGTCCGTTGCTTCCGGATCTTGCTGGATCCCTATCGCAGCACCCCGACCTCCACGTGGACCGACTACATGGAGAAAGACACCTTCGGTTACCGGCTGGCCTGA